In one window of Syngnathus scovelli strain Florida chromosome 20, RoL_Ssco_1.2, whole genome shotgun sequence DNA:
- the LOC125990657 gene encoding DNA-directed RNA polymerase II subunit rpb1-like produces the protein MSEYADLYAKEAEQDRLARNRFNSLTQSQYKCTVCGTDRTYLITKQTSSDDVLATSVAEINRASFKQEPGALYDPKLGPFLTPSDNEPTYDKQCVTCRSSVCPGHFGHIELAQSVILHYKECVAFLRVLCHSCGRHIPGTKFESALWRLPPQHSLCAHCGRHQPVVRCASSNSDPMYIVIKDKGGTEVVCSDVEYARGVFERVTPETLAAMGPGYVHPMNLIMKRFLVLPSCCRPPNKVGGALVHDDLTLLISYIVKRNLKLASAVTEEVRRACYVALKGDVLSYMDNSKGRAVHVTSNKSLVGLKECISKKGGLLRQNIMGKRHNYTARSVVGPESTLLLDQVAVPPQVADTLTVEETVTKYNLDKIRHMRAMGHLKGLYDECGRRKHVVRCGLRVERSLMDGDVVVLNRQPTLHRNSMLGMRVKVLPGKTIRVNLAVTHGFNMDFDGDEGNLYLPRSVEARAEVMALMSPYTNILSDCSTGVEVMLVQDTVLALYTMSVKADQPLETDFAAQCCMAVDTYDPVPRTARDLFRLMMPPDFEWSRDGVVFSKGGLVHGHVTKRALSGGHDSIIRSMALEHGQRVAGRFIDRAQFVAKEWLVRFPVSVGLDDMVLPDTEHITRVVYDQHMAMVGTARDEVETVAILESIKNTLMAVPMRQTAMSTMTRAGSKGDTFNTMQMSMMLGQQYVEGMRVQRDLDCGYRTLPFYRAVELENAAARCESRGFVRSAFLDGLNPREAFFHAKCGREGMISTSQMTGVTGYAERRMVKFSEDLRIANDLSVRDANGNIVQLLYGGHGLDPMLCWRDGNPVDFERLARRIDASADVRAADPSAMAAAAKRVCDRLALMMPEVVRASVMLRHGRNITEGSSRYPCGDPHRWEREVYAFYAKAVCVPGSPVGIVCAQAFGARQTQSTLNIFHRAGGLHDTGSMRFGEILNLSKKNNKRILYVHTVGTPSLSGSKDALGSAFFNGPVEQFLMSRTTAGEYVFDRAALFDKRVTMDEVIAGISGKHGSCCSIARCAPYTLRIDRCTDGEGYLAGVSVGSAPTASSVEYVFDKGAWVAVVTGSTLLYALGVPGVDVVKTRCNNVWDVYEAKGLVAVKRFLTESMVECLGSDVHMAHVRLLVDRMTFSGTPTAVDRYTMRRCETGPISKATFEESMDILVGSAMRGQQDHNAGVGACLVAEWLPYHHYAGKRIAVDAAYVLHRFKTAHGGLWDTLLKRFVASCATANNIELTFVFDGKSPVEKKHEQSVRASRRLATLLKHQAVAEAVSNGNKEVIERCKATVAQKYNVTANMISTRMVDDYVRHRVTCHQAVSPEHYIRMRGILSALGVPYVHARTEGEMHCVKMVADGAADLVMTIDTDAILVAALHGVPYVLTNFKAGQFCQVGVADVLAKYRMSPPQFLDFCILLGTDFNKHIRGIGPVKARRLIEAYGRIEDMHTVDTLQLGNYQRVREIFMSCG, from the exons ATGAGCGAATACGCGGACCTCTACGCCAAGGAAGCCGAACAGGACCGGCTGGCCCGCAACAGGTTCAACAGCTTGACGCAGTCCCAGTACAAGTGCACGGTCTGCGGGACCGACAGAACGTACCTCATCACCAAGCAGACCAG CTCCGACGACGTGCTGGCCACGTCGGTCGCCGAGATCAACAGGGCGTCGTTCAAGCAGGAGCCCGGGGCGCTGTACGACCCGAAGCTAGGACCCTTTCTCACGCCCTCGGACAACGAACCGACCTACGACAAACAGTGCGTCACGTGCCGCTCGAGCGTATGCCCGGGCCATTTCGGTCACATTGAATTGGCGCAGAGCGTAATACTGCACTACAAGGAGTGCGTGGCTTTCCTCAGGGTGCTGTGTCACAGTTGCGGGCGTCATATACCGGGCACAAAGTTCGAGAGCGCCCTGTGGCGACTGCCACCCCAGCATTCCCTGTGCGCCCACTGCGGGCGTCACCAGCCCGTCGTTAGGTGCGCGTCCAGTAACTCTGATCCCATGTACATAGTGATCAAAGACAAGGGCGGAACAGAGGTGGTGTGCTCCGACGTAGAGTACGCTCGAGGCGTTTTCGAGCGCGTGACTCCTGAGACGCTGGCCGCCATGGGCCCCGGTTACGTACACCCCATGAACCTCATCATGAAACGTTTTCTGGTGCTACCCTCGTGCTGCAGGCCGCCCAAcaaggtcggcggcgcgctggtGCACGACGACCTCACGTTGCTCATCTCGTACATAGTCAAGCGGAACCTCAAACTCGCCTCGGCCGTCACCGAAGAGGTGCGCAGAGCCTGCTACGTAGCGCTCAAGGGTGATGTGCTGTCGTACATGGATAACAGCAAGGGTAGGGCCGTGCACGTCACTAGCAACAAATCCTTGGTGGGTCTCAAGGAGTGCATCAGCAAGAAGGGAGGCCTTCTCAGGCAAAACATTATGGGCAAGAGACACAACTACACGGCGCGTTCCGTGGTGGGGCCCGAGAGCACGCTGCTGCTGGACCAGGTGGCCGTGCCGCCCCAGGTGGCCGACACGCTCACGGTAGAAGAGACGGTCACCAAGTACAATCTCGACAAGATACGCCACATGAGGGCCATGGGCCACCTCAAGGGCCTGTACGACGAGTGCGGCCGACGTAAGCACGTGGTGCGCTGCGGCCTCAGGGTCGAACGCAGCCTCATGGACGGAGACGTGGTTGTCCTTAACAGGCAGCCTACGTTGCACCGCAACTCCATGCTGGGCATGCGGGTTAAGGTGTTGCCCGGCAAGACCATACGCGTCAACCTGGCCGTCACGCACGGCTTCAACATGGATTTCGACGGCGACGAGGGTAACCTGTACCTACCCCGGAGCGTAGAGGCGCGCGCCGAGGTCATGGCGCTCATGTCTCCGTACACAAACATATTATCGGACTGCAGCACGGGCGTGGAGGTCATGCTGGTGCAGGACACCGTGCTGGCGCTGTACACCATGTCGGTCAAAGCGGACCAGCCGTTGGAAACGGACTTTGCCGCCCAGTGCTGCATGGCCGTGGATACGTACGACCCCGTCCCGCGCACGGCGCGGGACCTGTTCCGACTCATGATGCCGCCGGACTTTGAGTGGTCCCGCGACGGGGTGGTGTTTTCGAAAGGCGGGCTCGTGCACGGCCACGTCACCAAGCGCGCGCTCAGCGGCGGCCACGACTCGATAATACGCAGTATGGCCCTGGAGCACGGCCAGCGCGTGGCCGGTCGCTTCATCGACCGCGCCCAGTTTGTGGCCAAGGAGTGGCTGGTGCGCTTCCCGGTCAGCGTGGGACTGGATGACATGGTGCTGCCCGACACCGAACACATTACACGGGTGGTGTACGATCAACACATGGCCATGGTCGGGACCGCCAGGGACGAAGTCGAGACCGTGGCCATCCTCGAGTCCATCAAGAACACGCTCATGGCCGTACCCATGCGTCAAACGGCCATGTCCACCATGACGAGGGCCGGCAGTAAAGGCGACACCTTCAACACCATGCAAATGTCCATGATGCTCGGACAGCAGTACGTCGAGGGCATGCGGGTGCAGCGCGATCTGGACTGCGGCTACCGCACGCTGCCCTTTTACAGGGCCGTGGAACTGGAGAACGCGGCCGCGAGGTGCGAGTCGCGCGGCTTTGTGCGCTCGGCGTTTCTAGACGGCCTTAACCCCAGGGAGGCCTTCTTTCACGCCAAGTGCGGTCGCGAGGGCATGATATCCACCAGCCAGATGACGGGGGTGACGGGTTACGCCGAGCGGCGTATGGTCAAGTTCAGCGAGGACCTGAGGATAGCCAACGACCTCAGCGTGCGCGACGCCAACGGCAACATTGTGCAGTTGCTGTACGGGGGCCACGGTCTGGACCCCATGCTGTGCTGGCGCGACGGCAACCCTGTAGACTTTGAGCGCCTGGCCAGGCGCATCGACGCGTCCGCGGACGTGCGCGCCGCGGACCCCTCGGCCATGGCGGCCGCGGCGAAGCGCGTGTGCGACAGACTGGCGCTCATGATGCCCGAGGTGGTGCGCGCCAGCGTTATGCTGAGGCACGGACGTAATATTACCGAGGGCTCCTCCCGGTACCCTTGCGGCGATCCGCACCGCTGGGAGCGGGAGGTGTACGCGTTTTACGCCAAAGCGGTGTGCGTGCCGGGTTCGCCCGTCGGCATAGTGTGCGCTCAGGCGTTTGGTGCGAGGCAGACCCAGTCCACGCTCAACATATTCCACAGGGCCGGTGGCCTGCACGACACGGGCAGCATGCGCTTTGGCGAGATCCTGAACCTGagcaaaaagaacaacaaaaggATACTGTACGTGCATACCGTGGGCACCCCGAGCCTCAGCGGCTCCAAGGACGCCTTGGGTTCGGCCTTCTTCAACGGGCCGGTGGAGCAGTTCCTGATGTCGCGCACGACGGCCGGGGAGTACGTGTTTGACAGAGCCGCGCTCTTTGATAAGCGCGTGACCATGGACGAAGTGATTGCCGGGATCAGCGGCAAGCACGGATCGTGCTGCTCCATTGCACGTTGCGCGCCTTACACTCTACGCATAGACAGGTGCACCGACGGCGAGGGCTACCTGGCCGGTGTCTCGGTGGGTTCGGCGCCCACGGCCTCTAGCGTGGAGTATGTATTCGACAAGGGGGCGTGGGTAGCCGTGGTGACGGGCAGCACGCTCCTCTACGCCCTAGGGGTGCCCGGCGTGGATGTCGTTAAAACCAGGTGCAACAACGTGTGGGACGTGTACGAGGCTAAAGGCCTCGTGGCCGTAAAAAGGTTCCTCACCGAAAGCATGGTCGAGTGCCTGGGCTCCGACGTGCACATGGCGCACGTCAGGCTGCTGGTGGACAGGATGACGTTTAGCGGCACGCCGACAGCGGTGGACCGTTACACCATGCGCAGGTGCGAGACGGGACCCATTAGCAAGGCTACGTTTGAAGAGTCTATGGACATCCTGGTGGGTAGCGCTATGCGCGGCCAGCAGGATCACAACGCCGGAGTGGGCGCGTGTCTCGTGGCGG AATGGCTACCCTACCACCACTACGCCGGTAAACGCATCGCCGTGGACGCGGCGTACGTCCTCCACCGCTTCAAGACTGCTCACGGAGGGCTGTGGGACACGTTGCTCAAAAGGTTCGTGGCGTCGTGCGCGACCGCAAACAACATTGAATTAACCTTTGTGTTTGACGGCAAATCGCCCGTCGAAAAGAAACACGAGCAGAGCGTCAGGGCCAGCCGCAGGCTGGCCACGCTGCTCAAACACCAGGCTGTGGCCGAGGCCGTGAGCAACGGCAACAAGGAGGTCATCGAAAGGTGCAAGGCCACCGTCGCGCAAAAGTACAACGTGACCGCCAACATGATATCCACGCGCATGGTCGACGACTACGTCAGGCACCGAGTGACGTGTCACCAGGCCGTCAGCCCCGAGCACTACATAAGGATGCGCGGCATACTGTCGGCGCTCGGCGTACCGTACGTGCACGCCCGGACCGAGGGCGAGATGCACTGCGTGAAGATGGTGGCCGACGGCGCGGCCGACCTGGTCATGACCATAGATACCGACGCTATCCTGGTGGCCGCGTTGCACGGGGTGCCCTACGTGCTGACCAACTTTAAAGCCGGGCAGTTCTGTCAGGTCGGCGTGGCCGACGTTTTGGCCAAATACCGGATGAGCCCCCCGCAGTTCCTGGACTTTTGCATCCTGCTCGGCACGGACTTCAACAAACACATTAGAGGCATCGGACCGGTAAAGGCCCGCAGGCTCATTGAGGCGTACGGCCGTATCGAGGACATGCATACGGTGGACACCTTGCAGCTGGGTAACTACCAACGGGTCAGGGAAATTTTCATGTCGTGCGGTTAG
- the LOC125990659 gene encoding H-2 class I histocompatibility antigen, alpha chain-like, producing MGNQMNLKIMERNLATLKQRFNHTGTDIHSIQAIRGCEWDDDTNEIKGWDHYMYDGEDFLSFHAQERTWVAVHPQAFITKLTLDGTPDRNAALTVTLMEKCPFMLKKHVKNGKDHLKKTELPKVSLLQKTPSSPVTCHATGFYPSTSSLFWRRNGETVHDAKVGSILPNHDGTFQTTADLNVKVTSATERVYECVFKFDGGQEEIVVRLDAENILSNARNRDEHTAMAVAIPLVAVILLVLTVMLTRRCMMRQGNNTNGVCDVYGMVTEMDLYLLVGHTALANALMGGHERVLVCLVAPVTNAQTELFATLLQSVCMDQDIIMLTMPLPYDLDCIGLCYRLPHARRTPQRVVRRTRSWRR from the exons ATGGGCAATCAAATGAATCTCAAGATCATGGAGCGCAACCTTGCCACACTTAAACAGCGCTTCAACCACACCGGAACAG ATATCCACTCCATACAGGCGATTAGAGGTTGCGAATGGGACGATGACACTAATGAGATTAAAGGCTGGGATCACTACATGTACGACGGGGAAGACTTTCTATCATTCCACGCACAAGAAAGGACATGGGTTGCAGTGCACCCTCAGGCCTTTATCACTAAACTCACGTTGGACGGCACGCCTGATCGTAATGCGGCGCTTACTGTCACGCTCATGGAGAAGTGCCCTTTCATGTTAAAGAAGCATGTAAAGAACGGAAAAGACCATCTGAAGAAAACAG AGCTTCCCAAAGTGTCTCTCCTGCAAAAGACGCCTTCCTCCCCAGTCACCTGCCACGCCACAGGTTTCTACCCCAGTACATCATCTCTCTTTTGGAGGAGGAACGGAGAGACGGTTCATGATGCAAAGGTTGGATCTATCCTCCCCAACCACGACGGAACCTTTCAGACCACGGCCGACTTGAACGTAAAGGTGACGTCTGCGACGGAGCGGGTCTATGAATGCGTGTTCAAGTTTGATGGTGGCCAGGAAGAGATTGTCGTTAGGCTGGACGCCGAAAACATCTTGAGCAACGCACGCAATCGGG ACGAGcacaccgcgatggccgtcgccATTCCGTTGGTGGCCGTCATCCTGTTGGTGCTGACGGTGATGTTGACCCGGCGTTGCATGATGAGACAAGGTAACAACACAAACGGCGTCTGCGACGTTTACGGCATGGTTACCGAG ATGGATCTTTATTTGCTGGTTGGCCATACTGCCTTGGCAAACGCTCTCATGGGAGGACACGAACGGGTGTTGGTGTGCCTGGTGGCTCCGGTGACAAACGCCCAGACGGAGCTCTTTGCCACTTTGCTTCAGTCGGTGTGCATGGACCAAGACATTATAATGTTGACTATGCCGCTGCCGTATGACCTGGATTGTATCGGGCTGTGTTACCGTCTACCTCACGCGCGGCGCACGCCGCAAAGGGTGGTGCGCCGGACGCGGTCGTGGCGTCGGTAA